A region of Dictyostelium discoideum AX4 chromosome 1 chromosome, whole genome shotgun sequence DNA encodes the following proteins:
- the gefW gene encoding RasGEF domain-containing protein, which yields MAERVKILKPGLTNRSRSASIDMIVMDEIAKNNPIYTNDNSNNNNNDETSSNISGSNSIQNLSLNNLNNLSGGGGGSNSNSVNNTISERNPDSPRFRSNTGNLQTMMMVSNGNIIGSIQSPSPPISPRAQMTAPNLSKFLDQHTPPPSPKPEHLSGHLRIQQQHHSGIYRNLSFSSVNSSTSFGDFKRSTNLFQPPQSQSQQQQQLQLQQQQQQSMPNLSLGNNINSNNNNNNGSENNDISMEIKDNTSGIDTSVKSFSPRKKRKKENKIIRRIRRWMTWVISSNIWLTIMIISIIFVLFIDDIIGASGSPSSNAIDYSIMAVKCSIIGFFSIDIILNLFCFQQEYFPGTIVFWLDLISLISIVTDIHHFQNYYANLVLSITVNTRIIRICGSFIRISLISTLYNRFLRKQTLPSEGLEVEASKLGDKLIRLTTNKIVLLALAVLFATQLLVYESDTPTQYIQSTISSFEYLSSTYGLQSPEFTGVFNNYQLNNEKLLFTQISNQKIFNLPDKINSLQERSILKYNYLNSIIWIDNSYYIKYSCILHLCLTVFVILVLITINLLIVNDAHWLVINPLENVLTIVKLLSKQNSMIKQGGGGSGIVGGFSNNTINSNSNLNSNSNLNSNSNSNLVRNRVESIGNKSDTADTTSSSGIDNEEPDEADFLLGMLNEIDDSLQAAKEKVEEESIQNSILKKDIEDLYVEKYILQVHLRSIVRKINFHDPIGHYLKNRQLLLMQSNATFNTLEQDSEDDIRFKLNDDGLPDLNVIQYATIDKLIEKLTMAEAHDLKFANVFLLTYRKFLSPVELMERLTIRFCVTPTMELPEKLLASKEQVEQWRKTKQEQIRTSVFNTIKLWIGIYNWDFYENPDLYELFNNLVNKIMPFCKMEKHATYIDSIHKRKMATYIQDPPYIPIEPLTQEEIAETMVLEDRLLFNFDISDIAIQITLMEFDLFKNIKSKEFLNLAWTHKTEKTRLSPNIVRFIEHFNSVSFWLQTCIVKSGKIKERVAVLKKVIALADVFVQLNNYYGAMEVLSSLESSAVSRLHKTWEQVPQSSIQSLQSLQKLLSPQENFKNYRERISKCGSCCIPYIGLYLSDLTFIHEGNPDYYQQSQLINFSKLREVAITINTIKQFQNIFYYYEKNQNIRSQMNFKSPGADIIWKMSLSCEQRNK from the exons aTGGCGGAAAgagtaaaaattttaaaacctgGATTAACAAATAGAAGTAGGTCAGCATCTATTGATATGATAGTTATGGATGAAATTGCAAAAAATAATCCAATTTAtacaaatgataatagtaataataataataatgatgaaacatCATCAAATATTTCAGGATCAAATAGTATTcaaaatttatcattaaataatttaaataatttaagtggtggtggtggtggtagtaatagtaatagtgtAAATAATACAATATCAGAAAGAAATCCAGATTCACCAAGATTTAGAAGTAATACAGGTAATTTACAaacgatgatgatggttagtaatggtaatataATTGGATCAATacaatcaccatcaccaccaatatCACCACGTGCACAAATGACAGCACCAAatctttcaaaatttttagatCAACatacaccaccaccatcaccaaaacCCGAGCATCTAAGTGGTCATTTAagaattcaacaacaacatcatagCGGTATATATAGAAATTTAAGTTTTAGTAGTGTAAATTCAAGTACATCATTTGGTGATTTTAAAAGGTCaacaaatttatttcaaccaccacaatcacaatctcaacaacaacaacaattacaattacaacaacaacaacaacaatcaatgcCAAATTTAAGTTTaggtaataatattaatagtaataataataataataatggttcagaaaataatgatatttcaatggaaattaaagataatacAAGTGGTATTGATACAAGTGTTAAAAGTTTTTCACCAAGAAAGAAAAGGAAGAAAgagaataaaattattagaagaaTTAGAAGATGGATGACATGGGTGATTAGTTCAAATATTTGGTtaacaataatgataatatcaattatatttgtattatttattgatgatATTATTGGTGCATCGGGATCACCATCGTCCAATGCGATTGATTATAGTATAATGGCAGTGAAATGCAGCATAATTGGattcttttcaattgatatcatattgaatttattttgttttcaaCAAGAGTATTTCCCAGGCACAATAGTGTTTTGGCTAGATTTAATTAGTTTAATATCCATAGTCACCGATATCCACCATTTTCAAAACTACTATGCAAATTTAGTATTGTCAATAACTGTAAATACAAGAATCATTAGAATATGTGGTTCTTTCATAAGGATATCACTGATATCGACATTGTATAATAGATTCCTAAGAAAGCAAACATTACCATCTGAAGGATTAGAAGTTGAAGCAAGTAAATTAggtgataaattaataaggTTGACAACTAATAAAATCGTTTTATTAGCATTGGCCGTCTTATTTGCAACTCAATTATTAGTATATGAATCTGATACACCAACACAATATATTCAATCAACAATCTCGtcatttgaatatttatcaTCAACTTATGGTTTACAATCACCTGAATTCACTggtgtttttaataattatcaattaaataatgaaaaattattattcacacaaatttcaaatcaaaaaatttttaatttacctgataaaattaattcactTCAAGAAagatcaattttaaaatataattatttaaattcaataatttggATTGATAATtct tattatataaaatattcatGTATTTTACATTTATGTTTAACAGTTTTTGTaatattagttttaattacaattaatttattaattgtaaatgatGCACATTGGTTAGTAATTAATCCATTAGAGAATGTATTAacaattgtaaaattattatcaaaacaaaatTCAATGATAAAAcaaggtggtggtggtagtggtataGTTGGtggattttcaaataatacaattaattcaaattcaaatttaaattcaaattcaaatttaaattcaaattcaaattcaaatttagttAGGAATAGAGTTGaatcaattggtaataaatcAGATACTGCTGATACAactagtagtagtggtattGATAATGAGGAACCTGATGAAGCAGACTTTTTATTAGGAAtgttaaatgaaattgatgattcATTACAAGCTGCaaaagaaaaagttgaagaagagtcaattcaaaattcaatacttaaaaaagatattgaagATCTTTATGTTGAGAAATATATATTACAAGTTCATCTAAGATCAATTgttagaaaaattaattttcatgATCCTATTggacattatttaaaaaatagacaACTTTTACTAATGCAATCAAATGCAACTTTTAATACATTGGAACAAGATAGCGAAGATGatattagatttaaattgaatGATGACGGCTTACCAGACTTAAATGTAATTCAATATGCAACCATTGACAAATTAATTGAGAAATTGACAATGGCAGAAGCACATGACTTGAAATTTGcaaatgtatttttattaaccTATCGTAAATTCCTATCACCAGTGGAGTTGATGGAGCGTTTGACAATAAGGTTTTGTGTCACACCTACTATGGAATTGCCAGAAAAGTTGTTGGCTTCCAAAGAACAGGTTGAGCAATGGAGAAAGACAAAACAGGAGCAAATCCGTACAAGTGTATTCAATACTATTAAACTCTGGATTGGTATTTATAATTGGGATTTCTATGAAAATCCAGACCTTTATGAATTGTTTAATAACCTAGTTAATAAAATCATGCCATTTTGTAAAATGGAGAAACACGCTACCTACATTGACTCTATACACAAGAGAAAGATGGCTACCTATATCCAAGATCCACCTTATATACCAATTGAACCATTAACTCAGGAGGAAATAGCAGAAACAATGGTATTGGAGGATAGGCTATTATTCAATTTCGATATATCCGATATTGCAATTCAAATCACTTTAATGGagtttgatttatttaaaaatataaaatcaaaagaatttttaaaccTTGCATGGACTCATAAAACCGAGAAAACTAGGCTCTCTCCAAATATCGTCAGATTCATTGAACATTTCAATAGTGTTAGTTTTTGGCTACAAACTTGTATTGTTAAAAGCGGGAAAATTAAAGAACGTGTCGCTGTACTTAAAAAAGTGATTGCATTAGCTGACGTTTTCGTACAACTAAATAACTACTATGGTGCAATGGAAGTCCTCTCATCTTTAGAATCCTCTGCCGTGTCTAGATTACATAAAACTTGGGAACAAGTGCCACAATCCTCTATCCAGTCTTTACAATCCTTACAAAAACTATTATCACCACAagagaattttaaaaattatcgTGAAAGAATTTCAAAATGTGGTTCTTGTTGTATACCATATATTGGTTTATATCTAAGTGATTTAACATTCATTCATGAAGGTAATCCAGACTATTATCAACAAtcacaattaattaatttctcaAAACTTCGTGAAGTTGCCATTACaattaatacaattaaacaatttcaaaatattttttattattatgaaaaaaatcaaaatattcgTTCTCAaatgaattttaaatcaCCAGGTGCTGATATAATTTGGAAAATGTCATTAAGTTGTGaacaaagaaataaataa
- the hspL gene encoding heat shock protein Hsp20 domain-containing protein, whose translation MNPVEDFTKLNLFGTFTNFVSAPVPFDCYHDPTKSETILVADLPGVLPNDMKVNVDKDKLIIQGKRECEKHDYLFSNRWCGSFIHHISFAKEVKASDVNVGLGEGILKITISNTPTNNVIGVKMSNNNKVEF comes from the exons ATGAATCCAGTTGAAgattttacaaaattaaatttatttggaaCTTTTACAAATTTTGTTTCTGCACCAGTTCCTTTTGATTGTTATCATGATCCAACTAAGAGTGAAACTATTTTAGTTGCAG atttacCAGGAGTATTACCAAATGATATGAAAGTTAATGTggataaagataaattaataattcaaggTAAAAGAGAATGTGAAAAACATGATTATCTTTTTAGTAATAGATGGTGTGGTAGCTTTATACATCATATTAGTTTTGCTAAAGAAGTTAAAGCTTCAGATGTAAATGTGGGTTTAGGTGAaggaatattaaaaattacaatCTCAAACACTCCAACAAATAATGTAATTGGTGTTAAAAtgtcaaataataataaagttgaattttaa
- the glcS gene encoding glycogen synthase, whose translation MIFGTPNSTFLENRLGSSTGMPFSSATSLNSGVDQMMNELNIQQPTSHTVLFDLSWEVAKKVGGIYTVLKTKAPVTVEEYKSRYALIGPYNASTAPTEFEPLIPGPLSSPIIENMMKKYGIHVHFGKWLVEGYPKVFLIDLHSSMHKLGEWRWDLMSGFEQAGDNETNETIVFGYQSALLLKEFAEANPNDKYIAHFHEWQASVGLILLKKWKVPVSTIFTTHATLLGRYLAAGGVDLYNQMQVLNMDFEASKRGIYHRHWIEKKSAADSHVFTTVSEITGYESEHILMRKPDVILPNGLKLDKFTALHEFQNLHAKYKGVLNEFVRGHFYGHYSDFDLDNTLYVFTAGRHEYFNKGVDMFLDSLAGLNKLLQQSGSKMTVVAFIIMPAATNNFNVESLKGHSYLKDMRRTCNTIVEAMGERLFEATSRGKMISPEELLSQEDLVMLKRRIFALKQKSSGPPVVTHNMINDNDEILQHIRRIKLFNSQEDRVKVIYHPEFLTSTNPLIPLDYTEFVRGCHLGIFPSYYEPFGMTPAECCASGCPSITSNLTGFANYMSRALQDTDSKGIFIVDRRFKSSRETVDQMTQYLWKFTQLDRRQRIELRNATEKLSELLDWRTLGKFYKTARALALERAFPPKPISRSPSPSPSSSLKLSTGLSNQIELQQQQQQQQPQPIGTTINLIPPSSNVSVTPTTTPTTTTTATTATTAPITTPKPNVIPINTGKENITLLSPNSMSSLLSDSLNEFKKQQQQQQQSKTPTTPTTTSTTTTTPSTTAAATNKSVLSNPTPTPSPNTSSFIPTNKGSTATTTTTTATPTPTPSNNTNGKPFNPIEALTKSNSSSNFATTSTASVNTNNGGTNSPVSKSIPIPSSKSLK comes from the exons atgatttttggAACACCAAATTCAACATTTTTAGAGAATAGATTAGGAAGTAGTACAGGAATGCCATTTAGTAGTGCAACATCATTAAATAGTGGAGTTGATCAAATGATGAATGAACTTAACATTCAACAACCGACCAGTCATACAGTATTATTCGATCTTTCATGGGAAGTTGCAAAAAAAGTTGGTGGTATTTATACAGTTTTAAAAACCAAAGCACCAGTAACAGTTGAAGAATATAAATCAAGATATGCATTAATTGGTCCATATAATGCAAGT ACAGCACCAACAGAATTTGAACCATTAATACCAGGaccattatcatcaccaatcATTGAAAATATGATGAAAAAGTATGGTATTCATGTTCATTTTGGTAAATGGTTAGTAGAAGGTTATCCaaaagtatttttaattgatcttcATAGTTCAATGCATAAACTTGGTGAATGGAGATGGGATTTAATGAGTGGTTTCGAACAAGCAGGTGATAATGAAACTAATGAAACAATTGTATTTGGTTATCAATCtgctttattattaaaagaatttgcTGAAGCAAATCCAAATGATAAATATATAGCTCATTTTCATGAA tggCAAGCATCAGTtggattaatattattaaagaaatggAAAGTACCAGTTTCAACTATTTTTACAACTCATGCAACATTATTAGGTAGATATTTAGCAGCGGGTGGTGTTGATTTATATAATCAAATGCAAGTTTTAAATATGGATTTTGAAGCATCTAAACGTGGTATCTATCATCGTCATTGGATTGAAAAGAAGTCTGCTGCTGATTCTCATGTTTTTACAACGGTTTCAGAGATTACTGGTTATGAATCTGAGCATATTTTAATGAGAAAACCAGATGTTATCTTACcaaatggtttaaaattaGATAAATTTACTGCACTTCatgaatttcaaaatttacaTGCAAAATATAAA ggagtattaaatgaatttgtaCGTGGTCATTTTTATGGACATTATAGTGATTTCGATTTAGATAATACATTATATGTATTTACAGCAGGTAGACatgaatattttaataaaggaGTTGATATGTTTTTAGATTCATTAGCaggtttaaataaattattacaacaGAGTGGATCAAAGATGACAGTTGTTGCATTTATAATTATGCCAGCTGCaactaataatttcaatgttGAATCATTAAAAGGTCATTCATATCTAAAGGATATGAGACGTACTTGTAATACAATTGTCGAGGCGATGGGTGAACGTTTATTCGAGGCAACGAGTAGGGGTAAAATGATATCACCAGAGGAACTATTATCACAAGAGGATCTAGTTATGTTAAAGAGAAGAATCTTTGCATTGAAACAAAAGTCAAGTGGTCCACCCGTTGTAACTCATAATATGATCAATGATAATGACGAAATTCTTCAACATATTAGAAGGATAAAACTATTCAACTCTCAAGAGGATCGTGTAAAGGTTATCTATCATCCAGAGTTTTTAACATCCACCAATCCATTGATACCTTTGGATTACACTGAATTCGTTAGAGGCTGTCATCTTGGTATCTTTCCAAGCTACTATGAACCATTTGGTATGACCCCCGCCGAATGTTGTGCAAGTGGTTGTCCATCAATCACCAGTAATCTAACTGGTTTCGCAAATTATATGAGTAGAGCACTACAAGACACTGACTCTAAAGGTATTTTCATCGTTGATAGAAGATTCAAATCCTCTAGAGAAACTGTTGATCAAATGACTCAATACCTTTGGAAATTCACTCAATTAGATAGAAGACAAAGAATTGAACTTAGAAATGCAACTGAAAAATTATCTGAACTCTTAGATTGGAGAACTCTTGGTAAATTCTATAAAACTGCTCGTGCTCTTGCACTAGAAAGAGCTTTTCCACCAAAACCAATCTCAAGATCACCTTCACCTTCACCTTCTTCaagtttaaaattatcaactggtttatcaaatcaaattgaattacaacaacaacaacaacaacaacaaccacaaccaattggtacaacaattaatttaataccaCCATCTTCAAATGTTTCAGTAACACCTactacaacaccaacaactacaacaactgcAACTACAGCAACTACAGCACCAATCACAACACCAAAACCAAATGTAATTCCAATTAATACTGGTAAAGAAAATATCActttattatcaccaaattcaatgTCTTCACTTTTAAGTGAttcattaaatgaatttaaaaaacaacaacaacaacaacaacaatctaaaacaccaacaacaccaacaacaacatcaacaacgacaacaacaccatcaactACAGCAGCGGCAACAAATAAATCAGTTTTATCAAatccaacaccaacaccatctCCAAATACATCATCATTCATTCCAACAAATAAAGGATCCAcagcaacaactacaacaacaacagcaacaccaacaccaacaccaagtaataatactaatGGTAAACCATTTAATCCAATTGAAGCATTAACTAAAAGTAACAGTAGTAGTAATTTTGCAACAACTTCAACTGCTTCTGTAAACACCAACAATGGTGGCACTAATTCACCAGTATCtaaatcaataccaattccttcttcaaaatcattaaaataa